From Prosthecobacter sp., the proteins below share one genomic window:
- a CDS encoding serine acetyltransferase: protein MDCRQDEIVKSLMASYHEVGGINHVDCGNLPSKQAIASLCEDLLHLLFPGFFSEEAVSSDELQLMTHELVAGIRQRLNVEVRRTVRLNGDIAPTESEGLVCRFMLALPQVRALLQTDVEAAFEGDPAARGFEEIILAYPGLEAIAIQRTAHVLFKENVPLIPRMMTEWAHGRTGIDIHPGAEIGTHFFIDHGTGVVIGETATLGNHVKLYQGVGLVARSLAAGQALRGKKRHPTLEDHVTVYANATIVGGDTVIGARSTIGANVFILESVAPDMLYALGQQEHKVQVKKQK from the coding sequence ATGGACTGCCGCCAGGATGAGATCGTCAAAAGCCTCATGGCCTCGTATCACGAGGTCGGAGGGATCAACCACGTCGATTGCGGGAACCTGCCGTCGAAGCAGGCGATTGCGTCGTTGTGCGAGGATCTGCTGCACCTCTTGTTTCCTGGCTTCTTTTCCGAAGAAGCCGTGTCATCGGACGAGCTTCAGCTCATGACGCACGAGCTCGTCGCGGGCATCCGCCAGCGGTTGAACGTCGAAGTGCGCCGCACCGTGCGGTTGAACGGCGACATTGCTCCCACGGAGAGCGAGGGCCTCGTGTGCCGTTTCATGCTGGCGCTGCCGCAGGTGCGGGCGCTGCTGCAAACCGACGTGGAGGCCGCGTTCGAGGGTGATCCGGCGGCACGCGGCTTTGAGGAGATCATTCTCGCGTATCCGGGGCTGGAGGCGATCGCCATCCAGCGCACGGCACATGTGCTTTTCAAAGAAAACGTGCCGCTCATCCCGCGCATGATGACGGAGTGGGCGCATGGCCGCACGGGCATCGACATCCATCCCGGCGCGGAGATCGGCACGCATTTCTTCATCGACCACGGCACCGGTGTGGTGATCGGCGAGACGGCGACGCTGGGCAATCACGTCAAACTTTATCAAGGCGTGGGCCTCGTGGCACGCTCGCTGGCCGCCGGGCAGGCCTTGCGTGGCAAGAAGCGCCATCCCACGCTCGAAGATCACGTCACGGTGTATGCGAATGCGACGATTGTCGGCGGCGACACGGTCATCGGCGCGCGCAGCACGATTGGCGCGAATGTTTTCATTCTCGAATCCGTGGCTCCTGACATGCTTTACGCGTTAGGACAGCAGGAGCACAAGGTGCAGGTGAAAAAGCAGAAGTAA